From the genome of Gemmatimonas phototrophica, one region includes:
- the rny gene encoding ribonuclease Y: protein MGDISLAALVGAVGVIAAVIAFVLGRKSGRTIELAAQQRAKATAEETAARVLDEARREAENIRKGAVVAGKEEILLLRENHEQDVRQRRIEVEREEKRVVDRETQLDRARESLEGREQELQRRGKELGVREQAAGGREQELEKLIAEERRKLEQLAGLSADQAKAELVRRLEDEALADASSRLREIRESAKRNAEREAKKIVALAVQRVAAETTAESTVSAVSLPNDEMKGRIIGREGRNIRAFELATGVDVIIDDTPDTVVVSCFDPVRRETARLALEKLVSDGRIHPGRIEEVVAKARKEVDAAIIETGEQAAYDVGVTGLHPELIKLIGRMRWRTSYGQNILAHSKEVAWLAGMMAAELGLDVALAKRGALLHDIGKVLTHEHEGTHVQLGVEVATKYGENPLVVNCIAAHHDDVPHESEVSVLVQAGDSISGSRPGARREAFETYVKRLEGLEKIASSYRGVERVFAIQAGREVRVVVTPEQVDDVRMTALSEEIARRIESELQYPGQIKVVVIRESRAVDFAR from the coding sequence ATGGGTGACATTTCCCTTGCGGCGCTTGTTGGCGCCGTGGGTGTTATCGCGGCCGTCATTGCCTTCGTGCTGGGACGGAAGTCCGGACGCACGATCGAGCTTGCTGCACAGCAGCGGGCCAAGGCAACGGCGGAAGAAACGGCGGCACGGGTGCTGGATGAAGCACGTCGTGAAGCAGAGAACATCCGGAAAGGCGCCGTGGTGGCCGGCAAGGAAGAGATTCTTCTGCTGCGCGAAAATCACGAGCAGGATGTGCGCCAACGCCGCATCGAGGTTGAACGCGAAGAGAAGCGCGTTGTCGATCGTGAGACGCAGCTGGATCGCGCCCGCGAGTCACTGGAAGGTCGCGAGCAGGAGTTGCAGCGGCGGGGCAAGGAACTCGGCGTTCGGGAACAGGCCGCTGGTGGTCGTGAGCAGGAGCTGGAAAAGCTCATCGCTGAAGAACGTCGGAAACTCGAGCAGTTGGCTGGGCTGAGTGCCGATCAGGCGAAGGCCGAGCTGGTACGCCGTCTGGAAGACGAAGCGCTCGCTGATGCGTCCAGCCGTCTGCGGGAAATCCGTGAGAGTGCCAAACGCAACGCCGAGCGTGAGGCCAAGAAGATCGTGGCGCTGGCGGTGCAACGGGTGGCTGCCGAAACAACGGCGGAGAGCACCGTCTCGGCGGTGTCATTGCCCAACGACGAAATGAAGGGGCGGATCATTGGGCGAGAGGGGCGCAACATTCGGGCGTTCGAACTCGCCACTGGCGTCGATGTCATTATTGACGACACGCCGGACACGGTTGTCGTCTCCTGTTTTGACCCGGTCCGACGCGAAACGGCGCGACTCGCGCTCGAGAAGCTGGTCAGTGATGGCCGGATTCATCCGGGGCGCATCGAAGAAGTCGTAGCCAAGGCACGCAAGGAAGTGGATGCGGCCATCATCGAAACCGGTGAGCAGGCTGCATATGATGTGGGGGTCACGGGGCTCCATCCGGAGCTGATCAAGCTCATTGGCCGCATGCGCTGGCGTACCAGCTATGGGCAGAACATCCTCGCCCATTCCAAGGAAGTGGCGTGGCTGGCGGGCATGATGGCGGCGGAACTCGGGCTCGATGTGGCACTCGCCAAACGCGGCGCCCTGTTGCACGACATTGGCAAGGTGCTGACTCATGAGCACGAAGGCACCCATGTACAGCTCGGCGTGGAAGTGGCCACCAAATACGGCGAGAATCCGTTGGTGGTGAACTGCATTGCCGCGCACCATGATGACGTGCCGCACGAGAGTGAAGTCTCCGTGTTGGTCCAGGCTGGTGACAGCATTTCCGGATCGCGCCCTGGGGCGCGTCGTGAAGCGTTTGAAACGTACGTCAAGCGGTTGGAAGGATTGGAGAAAATCGCCTCGAGCTACCGCGGCGTTGAGCGTGTCTTTGCCATTCAGGCCGGACGCGAAGTGCGCGTGGTGGTGACGCCAGAGCAGGTAGACGACGTGCGGATGACGGCGCTGTCCGAGGAGATTGCCCGTCGTATCGAATCCGAGTTGCAGTACCCCGGCCAGATCAAGGTCGTGGTCATCCGTGAAAGCCGGGCGGTGGACTTTGCGCGCTGA
- a CDS encoding cell division protein ZapA — protein sequence MKVRIMGEEYTLRTEASQEHTKAVADHVDKTIKAILNGSATMETQKAAILAALQITDDLFRERMAMEELTADIKQLAADIRPLLPPAKRGEDLGAA from the coding sequence GTGAAAGTGCGCATCATGGGCGAGGAGTACACGCTGCGCACCGAGGCTTCCCAGGAGCATACCAAGGCCGTCGCCGACCATGTGGACAAGACTATCAAGGCGATCCTCAACGGTAGCGCCACCATGGAAACGCAAAAGGCCGCCATTCTGGCGGCGCTCCAGATCACCGACGATCTGTTCCGGGAACGGATGGCGATGGAAGAGCTGACCGCGGACATCAAACAGTTGGCGGCCGACATTCGTCCCTTGCTGCCCCCCGCGAAACGGGGCGAGGACCTCGGGGCCGCGTAA
- a CDS encoding polyprenyl synthetase family protein, whose translation MPVSSTSAMTEDTARTFASERVAVQRALDGFCARWLGDVAPLTAEAIRYALLGEGKRLRAILLLEAYRACGGTGVALDLAASVEVVHAYSLVHDDLPCMDDDDVRRGRPTVHRVYGVPVATAAGLAMVPLAARSAWHASKAMGLSDLVAADIVRDLMDASGAGGMIGGQLLDLEGEGVQLTLEALERVHRLKTGALIMASVTLGARAAGATESRRIALARYGASIGLAFQIADDVLDITSTTDQLGKTAARDLDLNKSTYPALLGVEGAIERAVALVEDGCAALQEEGLLTPTLEQLARYIVERRS comes from the coding sequence ATGCCTGTGTCCAGCACGTCGGCGATGACGGAAGACACGGCGCGGACCTTCGCGAGTGAACGCGTGGCGGTGCAGCGCGCGCTCGACGGCTTTTGTGCGCGCTGGCTCGGCGACGTCGCCCCGCTCACGGCGGAGGCCATCCGCTATGCCTTGCTCGGAGAAGGGAAGCGGTTGCGAGCCATTCTGCTGCTCGAGGCCTACCGGGCATGCGGCGGGACGGGGGTGGCGCTCGATCTCGCCGCATCGGTGGAAGTGGTGCACGCCTATTCGCTCGTGCACGACGATCTGCCGTGCATGGACGACGACGATGTGCGCCGTGGGCGTCCAACGGTCCATCGGGTCTACGGCGTGCCGGTGGCGACCGCGGCTGGTCTGGCCATGGTGCCCCTGGCGGCCCGGAGTGCCTGGCATGCCTCAAAGGCCATGGGATTGTCCGATTTGGTGGCCGCAGACATCGTGCGTGACCTCATGGATGCATCCGGGGCCGGTGGCATGATCGGTGGGCAATTGCTCGACCTCGAAGGGGAGGGGGTCCAGCTGACCCTGGAAGCGCTCGAGCGGGTGCACCGGCTCAAGACCGGGGCGTTGATCATGGCGTCGGTGACCCTTGGGGCGAGGGCCGCGGGTGCAACGGAATCGCGTCGCATTGCGCTCGCCCGCTACGGTGCCTCCATTGGCCTGGCATTCCAGATTGCGGATGATGTCCTCGATATTACCTCCACCACCGACCAACTTGGAAAGACGGCGGCCCGCGACCTCGACCTGAACAAGAGCACGTATCCAGCGCTTCTTGGGGTCGAGGGAGCGATTGAGCGCGCTGTTGCGTTGGTGGAAGACGGGTGTGCGGCACTGCAGGAGGAGGGGTTGCTGACCCCCACCCTCGAGCAGTTGGCGCGCTACATCGTGGAGCGCCGGTCCTGA
- the dxs gene encoding 1-deoxy-D-xylulose-5-phosphate synthase produces MSMSILEGIKSPADVRRLSREELRTLSQDIRERLIDVCSRTGGHIGAGLGVVELTVALHAVFETPADQIVWDVGHQGYPHKLLTGRNDRMETLRQEGGLSGFLKRTESEYDTFGAGHAATAISAALGMAAGRDVMGESFKAVAVIGDGSLGSGLAYEGLNNAGHSDRDIIVVLNDNEMSIAPNVGAMHKYLTSIQRNPLYNRLRSRIGDLVDSAPQPFQSAGTLLRKWEESVKSFLTPGVLFEELGFRYFGPIDGHDIDALMDTFAAVREMNTPRLVHVITQKGRGFPAGEHGEKWHALPPGHDPATGKQITVSTGNPAYTAVYGKGLAEIGAERRDVAVITAAMPGGTGTAAFAKAFPDRFFDVGIAEGHGVTFASGLATRGVRPIVTIYSTFLQRAYDNIIHDAALQKLPVIFAMDRAGLVGEDGETHMGLYDIPYMLTVPNMTVTAPKDGTEMLGLLRAAVEHTDGPFSLRYPRDTSPDVPAAMSEIPATPYATWEVLRKGKEMAILAVGTMVGPSVAAAEALAAEGFDVTVVNCRYMKPYDEVTLAAILADHTHILTVEEGVAMNGFGAFISSIIHRQSPQVRTAVHGVPDKIVYAAPRKKQLASLGLDAAGIADRVRALHESEALAG; encoded by the coding sequence ATGTCCATGTCCATCCTCGAAGGCATCAAGTCCCCCGCCGACGTCCGCCGCCTCTCCCGTGAGGAGCTGCGCACGCTCTCGCAGGACATCCGTGAGCGTCTGATCGATGTGTGTTCGCGTACCGGCGGCCACATCGGCGCCGGGTTGGGCGTGGTGGAACTCACCGTCGCCCTGCACGCGGTCTTTGAGACGCCCGCCGATCAGATCGTCTGGGACGTCGGTCATCAGGGGTATCCGCACAAGTTGCTGACGGGTCGCAACGATCGCATGGAGACGCTGCGTCAGGAGGGCGGGTTGTCCGGCTTCCTCAAGCGCACGGAGAGCGAGTACGACACGTTCGGCGCTGGCCATGCCGCCACCGCCATCTCGGCGGCTCTCGGGATGGCCGCGGGACGCGACGTGATGGGCGAATCGTTCAAGGCCGTCGCCGTCATCGGCGACGGTTCGCTCGGCTCCGGTCTGGCGTACGAAGGGCTCAACAACGCGGGACATTCCGATCGAGACATCATTGTCGTCCTCAACGACAATGAGATGTCCATCGCGCCGAATGTGGGGGCGATGCACAAGTACCTCACCAGCATTCAGCGTAACCCGCTGTACAATCGGTTGCGTTCGCGCATTGGCGATCTGGTGGACAGCGCGCCGCAGCCGTTCCAGTCGGCGGGGACACTGCTCCGGAAGTGGGAGGAAAGCGTCAAGTCGTTCCTCACGCCGGGTGTGTTGTTCGAGGAGCTGGGCTTCCGGTATTTCGGCCCCATCGACGGGCACGACATCGATGCGCTAATGGATACGTTCGCGGCGGTGCGTGAGATGAATACGCCACGCCTCGTGCATGTCATTACGCAGAAGGGCCGTGGGTTTCCCGCCGGCGAACACGGTGAGAAGTGGCACGCGTTGCCGCCTGGCCACGACCCGGCAACCGGCAAGCAGATCACGGTGTCCACGGGCAACCCCGCCTACACGGCCGTGTACGGCAAGGGGCTCGCGGAGATTGGCGCCGAGCGTCGTGACGTGGCTGTCATCACCGCCGCCATGCCTGGGGGCACGGGCACCGCAGCGTTTGCCAAAGCGTTTCCCGATCGGTTTTTTGACGTCGGTATTGCCGAAGGACACGGTGTCACGTTTGCCTCGGGGCTTGCCACGCGCGGTGTACGCCCGATCGTGACGATTTACTCGACGTTTCTGCAGCGTGCCTACGACAACATCATTCACGATGCTGCATTGCAGAAACTGCCCGTGATTTTTGCCATGGATCGTGCTGGTCTGGTTGGCGAAGATGGCGAAACGCACATGGGCCTGTACGACATCCCGTACATGCTCACCGTACCGAACATGACGGTTACGGCGCCCAAGGATGGCACAGAGATGCTGGGCTTGTTGCGTGCGGCGGTGGAGCACACCGACGGTCCGTTTTCCCTGCGTTATCCCCGTGATACGTCGCCTGACGTGCCGGCCGCGATGTCCGAGATTCCCGCCACGCCGTACGCCACGTGGGAAGTGCTGCGCAAAGGCAAGGAGATGGCCATACTCGCCGTCGGCACCATGGTCGGCCCGTCCGTTGCCGCCGCCGAAGCATTGGCTGCGGAAGGCTTCGATGTGACGGTGGTGAATTGCCGCTACATGAAGCCCTACGACGAGGTCACGCTCGCGGCCATTCTTGCCGATCACACGCACATCCTCACGGTGGAGGAGGGCGTGGCCATGAACGGATTCGGGGCGTTCATCAGCTCCATCATTCATCGCCAGTCGCCACAGGTGCGCACGGCTGTACATGGTGTGCCGGACAAAATCGTGTACGCGGCGCCACGCAAGAAGCAGTTGGCGTCTCTCGGGCTCGATGCGGCGGGCATTGCCGATCGGGTGCGTGCGTTGCACGAGTCTGAAGCACTCGCCGGTTGA
- the xseB gene encoding exodeoxyribonuclease VII small subunit: MTEMTFEQALNRLEEIVRILERNDLDLEQALKLFEEGIAHLRTAGASLKTVDARVQQLVEAVDGSFSVVELGA, from the coding sequence ATGACCGAGATGACCTTCGAGCAGGCGTTGAACCGCCTCGAGGAGATCGTGCGCATTCTTGAGCGCAACGATTTGGATCTTGAACAGGCGCTCAAGTTGTTTGAGGAGGGGATCGCCCACCTGCGGACCGCGGGCGCATCGCTCAAGACGGTCGATGCACGCGTCCAGCAGCTGGTTGAGGCGGTGGACGGGTCATTCTCCGTGGTTGAGTTGGGAGCCTGA
- a CDS encoding NAD(+)/NADH kinase — MRVGIIGHRGYVGLPAILGTLLDVAPSLGLTLAFEDELWDIAEGGERLGAPDTVQALFTLGGDGTLLRGARWLDGHNVPILGINLGRLGFLTSSSATDFEEGVRRFARGDFVSEARMALESCALDRDGNERCAWRSLNDVVLHKGGFARVVRFTVFVDDEPIGSYSADGLVVSTPTGSTGYSLSAGGPIVVPTVESIVLTPVSPHTLAMRPLVLPPQVEVKVRADDGPEELLVTIDGQVGTTFTGGETLVVRRARSSVQIVRFPGTTFFTRLRRKLGWGGLSERDGDAAI; from the coding sequence ATGCGCGTCGGGATCATTGGACATCGTGGCTATGTCGGTTTGCCGGCCATCCTCGGGACGCTGCTGGACGTAGCGCCTTCGCTCGGGCTAACGCTCGCATTCGAGGATGAGCTGTGGGACATCGCGGAAGGGGGAGAGCGACTTGGTGCACCAGACACGGTGCAGGCGCTCTTCACGTTGGGGGGAGATGGCACGCTGCTGCGTGGTGCCCGTTGGCTCGACGGACACAACGTGCCGATTCTCGGCATCAACCTTGGGCGACTGGGATTTCTCACCAGCAGTAGCGCCACGGACTTCGAAGAAGGGGTGCGGCGGTTTGCGCGCGGGGACTTTGTGTCCGAAGCCCGTATGGCGCTTGAATCCTGCGCCTTGGACCGCGACGGAAACGAACGCTGCGCGTGGCGATCCCTGAACGATGTGGTGTTGCACAAAGGCGGGTTTGCGCGGGTCGTGCGCTTCACCGTGTTTGTGGACGACGAGCCCATCGGGTCGTACTCTGCCGATGGTTTGGTGGTCTCCACGCCAACCGGTTCAACGGGGTATTCGCTTTCTGCTGGTGGTCCGATCGTGGTGCCGACGGTGGAGAGCATCGTGCTCACCCCCGTATCGCCCCACACGTTGGCCATGCGCCCGTTGGTGCTGCCTCCGCAGGTGGAAGTGAAGGTGCGTGCCGATGATGGTCCCGAAGAACTTTTGGTAACGATCGACGGTCAGGTTGGCACTACCTTCACGGGCGGAGAAACGCTCGTGGTGCGGCGGGCCCGCAGCTCGGTGCAGATCGTGCGCTTCCCCGGCACGACGTTCTTTACTCGACTGCGCCGGAAGCTGGGATGGGGAGGTCTGTCCGAGCGCGACGGCGACGCCGCCATCTGA
- a CDS encoding bifunctional 5,10-methylenetetrahydrofolate dehydrogenase/5,10-methenyltetrahydrofolate cyclohydrolase, with protein MRAELIDGKAIAETIRHEVAADVTRLAAHGIIPGLTVVLVGDDAASATYVGAKEKASKAAGMQGETLRLPASTTQAELLTVVERLNVDPSVHGILVQMPLPSHIDPDTVIRHILPEKDVDGFHPVNVGKLLIGHTDGFVSCTPAGVIELLVRSGVDTRGAEAVIVGRSNIVGKPMAALLVQGRAGGDATVTICHSRTKDLAFHTRRADILIAAIGRAEMITGDMIKPGAVVIDVGMNTKPDATKAKGTRLCGDVHFESAVHVASKITPVPGGVGPMTIAMLLRNTVRAAERTLAVAAR; from the coding sequence TTGCGCGCTGAGTTGATTGACGGGAAGGCGATTGCGGAAACCATCCGCCACGAAGTGGCGGCGGACGTGACCCGCCTTGCGGCACATGGCATCATCCCCGGACTGACTGTCGTCCTGGTTGGTGATGATGCGGCGAGCGCCACGTATGTGGGCGCCAAGGAGAAGGCCTCGAAGGCGGCCGGCATGCAGGGGGAAACCCTTCGCTTGCCCGCCTCCACCACGCAGGCGGAATTGTTGACGGTGGTGGAGCGGTTGAACGTCGATCCGAGTGTGCACGGCATCCTCGTGCAGATGCCGCTCCCCTCGCACATCGATCCGGACACCGTTATCCGCCACATCCTGCCTGAAAAGGATGTCGATGGTTTTCATCCGGTGAATGTGGGCAAGCTGCTCATCGGCCACACGGATGGCTTCGTGTCGTGTACTCCGGCCGGTGTGATTGAATTGCTCGTGCGCAGCGGCGTGGATACGCGTGGTGCGGAAGCGGTAATCGTTGGGCGGAGCAACATTGTGGGTAAGCCGATGGCGGCGTTGCTGGTGCAGGGGCGCGCCGGTGGCGACGCCACCGTGACCATTTGCCACAGCCGCACCAAAGACCTGGCATTTCATACACGCCGCGCCGACATCCTGATTGCCGCCATTGGCCGCGCCGAGATGATCACGGGCGACATGATCAAGCCGGGTGCCGTGGTCATCGATGTCGGGATGAACACCAAGCCGGATGCGACCAAGGCCAAAGGCACGAGGTTGTGCGGGGACGTGCACTTTGAAAGCGCCGTGCACGTGGCATCGAAGATCACCCCTGTGCCGGGCGGGGTGGGCCCGATGACCATTGCGATGTTGTTGCGCAACACGGTGCGGGCTGCCGAGCGCACACTCGCGGTTGCCGCACGCTGA
- the recN gene encoding DNA repair protein RecN, with protein sequence MLVELRIRNVAVIDAVTLPLAEGLNVLTGETGAGKSLIIGALGMLLGERTAADRVRSGSEKATVEGVFDFRRQTQLRALLDERGIEADDELLVLKREVGSNGRSRAWINGSPVTAAVLAEIGACLVSVHGQHDSRQLVDAEHQRDVLDAYVQAAEARERVSEAYSQLMALRARERELEQRRQDAARRSDYLRYVVREIEDVAPVVGEDDSLDGDIRRLSHAEELQGLAAQAAAAITGDDRAALTRLATVRRALTSLTRIDPELERLQAGFDAAVYALDELSTELEHYAETVEADPSRLRTLERRRDQLLGLMRKYGPTMSDVLATGASARAELELVDGGALDLAAIAGARATAEGALSEAAAELTRLRQSGAAEFSRAVSALLPELGMQEGRVAVQLIPLDQVGVAGAESVSFVASLNAGSDVRPLSRIASGGELSRVMLALSTVLAQLQQVPTLVFDEVDAGVGGAVAWQVGALMRRVASHHQVLAISHLAQIAARAHHHIVVHKSAVGTVTTSDTTVVTDDARVVEIARMLGGDADREVSRAHARELIARGVEMVSTTSTGETEAGGRRPAQRRGKPV encoded by the coding sequence ATGCTCGTTGAATTGCGCATTCGAAACGTCGCCGTCATTGACGCGGTCACGCTCCCGCTGGCGGAGGGGTTGAACGTGCTGACCGGCGAAACGGGCGCGGGAAAATCGCTCATCATTGGTGCGCTCGGCATGTTGCTGGGGGAGCGCACTGCGGCCGATCGTGTGCGGAGCGGCAGCGAGAAGGCTACGGTAGAAGGGGTTTTTGATTTCCGTCGTCAGACCCAACTCCGTGCGCTGTTGGACGAACGCGGTATCGAGGCGGACGATGAACTGCTCGTCCTCAAGCGGGAGGTCGGTAGCAACGGCAGGTCGCGCGCCTGGATTAATGGGTCACCAGTAACAGCCGCCGTGCTGGCGGAAATCGGTGCGTGTCTGGTGAGTGTGCACGGACAGCACGACTCGCGTCAGCTGGTGGATGCCGAGCACCAACGCGACGTACTTGATGCGTACGTGCAGGCCGCTGAGGCGCGTGAGCGCGTGAGTGAGGCGTACTCGCAATTGATGGCCTTGCGGGCCCGTGAACGCGAGCTCGAACAACGCCGCCAGGACGCCGCACGTCGGTCCGACTACCTGCGGTACGTGGTGCGGGAAATTGAGGATGTTGCCCCTGTGGTGGGCGAAGACGATTCGCTCGACGGCGATATCCGTCGGCTGTCGCACGCCGAAGAACTGCAAGGGTTGGCCGCGCAGGCAGCGGCGGCGATTACCGGCGATGATCGCGCCGCGCTCACCCGCTTGGCGACGGTGCGTCGTGCACTCACTTCGCTAACCCGCATCGATCCGGAGCTGGAGCGTCTTCAGGCTGGCTTTGATGCGGCGGTGTATGCCCTGGATGAATTGTCCACCGAGTTGGAACATTATGCCGAAACGGTGGAGGCCGATCCCTCGCGGTTGCGCACCCTTGAACGCCGACGGGATCAGCTGCTCGGGCTCATGCGGAAGTACGGTCCCACCATGTCAGACGTACTTGCCACGGGGGCGAGTGCGCGCGCCGAGCTCGAATTGGTCGATGGCGGTGCGCTTGATCTGGCGGCCATTGCCGGTGCGCGTGCCACCGCTGAGGGGGCGTTGTCTGAGGCGGCCGCGGAGCTGACCCGACTACGACAGAGTGGCGCGGCGGAGTTTTCTCGAGCCGTGTCAGCCTTGTTGCCGGAGCTCGGGATGCAGGAAGGGCGCGTGGCGGTGCAGCTGATTCCGCTGGATCAGGTGGGGGTGGCTGGTGCCGAATCCGTGTCGTTTGTCGCGTCCTTGAATGCCGGAAGTGATGTGCGTCCGTTGTCGCGCATTGCGTCGGGAGGCGAGCTCTCCCGTGTCATGCTGGCCCTGAGCACCGTTCTGGCCCAGCTGCAGCAGGTCCCGACGCTCGTGTTCGACGAGGTGGATGCTGGCGTCGGCGGCGCGGTGGCCTGGCAAGTTGGGGCGCTCATGCGACGCGTGGCCTCGCATCATCAGGTGTTGGCCATTTCGCATCTCGCCCAGATCGCCGCGCGGGCGCACCATCACATTGTCGTCCACAAGAGCGCGGTGGGCACCGTTACCACGTCGGATACCACGGTCGTGACCGATGATGCGCGAGTGGTGGAGATTGCCCGGATGCTCGGCGGGGATGCGGATCGCGAAGTCAGTCGTGCACACGCGCGCGAACTCATCGCGCGCGGCGTCGAGATGGTGAGCACCACCAGCACCGGCGAGACCGAGGCCGGTGGACGGCGGCCGGCTCAGCGCCGCGGGAAGCCCGTGTAA
- the xseA gene encoding exodeoxyribonuclease VII large subunit encodes MPHADAALTMASRRTSGYGPSVPADESPGSTPEAAIAVHTLTSAAKDLIEGAFPPLWVRGEVTNFKAHRNGHWYFSLRDAEAQINCVIWSSAAKRIPAPPDEGMQVLALGQMTVWPVRGDLQFSVRALEAAGDGLWRKALEQTRLRLEKDGLLDPSRKRPLPAFPRRIAVITSPDGAAMHDIITVARSRSADVELVIIPAKVQGEGAPESLVAAIGKLARWNDADLLIIGRGGGSREDLWAFNDERVARALAGCPIPTVSAVGHEVDVSICDLVADVRAATPSAAAELAVPSRREVIARVDALGKRLAAAAKRREDRAIASLTQVQKRLGVAAQRVVERRRARVELVAGQLQALSPLSTLARGFAVARTPGGATLSSWKQLPAGAPFDLWLRDGIVAATAGDHRPLPDGMIGSAEPSMDDTPQTERT; translated from the coding sequence TTGCCGCACGCTGACGCCGCGCTGACCATGGCATCGCGTCGCACCAGCGGGTACGGGCCGTCGGTGCCTGCCGACGAGTCGCCGGGCAGCACACCCGAGGCGGCCATTGCGGTGCATACCTTGACGTCTGCCGCCAAGGATCTGATTGAAGGGGCCTTCCCTCCGCTGTGGGTGCGGGGCGAGGTCACCAACTTCAAGGCACACCGTAACGGGCACTGGTACTTCTCGCTCCGCGATGCCGAGGCGCAGATCAACTGCGTCATTTGGAGCTCTGCGGCCAAGCGCATTCCGGCTCCCCCTGATGAAGGGATGCAGGTCCTGGCGCTTGGGCAGATGACGGTCTGGCCGGTGCGAGGCGATCTGCAGTTCTCTGTACGGGCACTCGAAGCCGCTGGCGATGGACTCTGGCGAAAAGCGCTCGAGCAGACGCGGCTGCGGCTCGAAAAGGACGGGTTACTCGATCCCTCGCGGAAACGGCCGCTGCCGGCGTTTCCGCGGCGGATTGCCGTGATTACCAGCCCGGACGGCGCGGCCATGCACGACATCATTACGGTGGCCCGTAGCCGCAGTGCGGATGTGGAACTGGTGATCATTCCAGCCAAGGTACAGGGCGAGGGCGCCCCGGAATCGCTGGTGGCGGCCATTGGTAAGCTGGCGCGGTGGAATGATGCCGACCTGCTCATCATTGGCCGTGGGGGAGGCTCGCGGGAGGATCTGTGGGCCTTCAACGACGAGCGGGTAGCCCGGGCCTTGGCAGGTTGTCCCATCCCGACGGTCTCCGCCGTAGGCCACGAGGTGGACGTGAGCATCTGCGACCTGGTGGCTGATGTGCGTGCGGCCACGCCTTCTGCCGCGGCGGAATTGGCGGTGCCGTCACGCCGCGAGGTAATTGCACGCGTTGACGCCCTCGGGAAGCGTCTCGCCGCCGCCGCCAAGCGTCGGGAAGACCGCGCCATCGCGTCGCTCACCCAGGTGCAGAAACGCCTCGGGGTCGCGGCCCAGCGTGTCGTGGAGCGACGCCGGGCGCGCGTGGAGTTGGTCGCCGGGCAATTGCAGGCCCTGTCGCCTCTGAGCACACTCGCCCGAGGGTTTGCGGTGGCGCGAACGCCCGGGGGCGCTACTTTGTCCAGTTGGAAGCAGTTACCTGCCGGCGCGCCGTTCGATTTGTGGCTGCGCGACGGCATCGTAGCTGCGACAGCGGGCGACCACCGCCCACTGCCCGATGGCATGATTGGATCGGCCGAGCCCAGCATGGACGACACGCCTCAGACGGAGCGCACATGA